GACTGGGCCTTGCTAAGAGACGTCCCTCCGCAGCAGCCTGGTCTCGGTTTTGTTGCTTGGGTTGCTCCCTAGTCATCGCTGTACTCCTACTGCCCTCGGTAATACAGGCGGCTAGAACGGGTGCAGTCAGTCCTCCCAGCCAAAGACTCAGTAGATGTCGCCGAGTCAGCCGTCGACGGATGCTGTGCTGCTTCACCCTAATGTCCTGCGCCTTTCTTCTCTACCTTCAAAAAGTGGCCAGAAGGCTACATCAAGCGCAAGAACTATCCTGGAGCTGTGCTGGGCGATACAAAGTTCGGAACTCGAGCTGATGATAAGACAGGCATTATGGTCCTAGCTCCGAGAAGCGCGCTAGCCTGACAAGGGCAACTCACCCCTTTCGCAATCTATTTGCAACCTAATCGTCCTAAGAGCTGCAATTCACTGAACAGGAGAAGCAACCATGTCGCCGGATGCACTATCACCAGTCCTTAGCCTGGAAGCCCTTAGCTTAACTGGGGTTGGAAGCAGCCCCCTGATCTCCGAAACGATCTCTGAAACTGGTTCTCAAACAAATTCCGCAGCCCTTGGTTCTAGCTTGTTGCTGGCTCCTCTCCAAGTTCTCACGACAGACGCTCAATCCAGTAGTGACCTTGCCACTTTTATCGAAGGCGTGCAGGGGACTCTGACCGTGAGCAATGGCTTGCTGATTAGCGATTTGGATACGCCTGCTGGTCCTCTAGACAGCACCTTCAATCTGTCACAATTGACTAGTGATCTGGCAACTTCTGTGAGCACGTTGCAGGGCACTTTAAACATCAATAACGGGGTGTTAGTCGGCGATTTGAGCACCGAGGATGGCTTGGTGTCTGTCAACTCGGACTTCTCGCAACTGGCCCGCAACTTCATAGTTACAACCCTAGAATCTACCGACGCGACTATCCCCATCACCAATGGGCAGGCCAGCCTTGATCTCCCGACAGCCTTTGGTGATATCGAAGGCACCTTGGACTTTGGCAATGGGCAGTTGGTCAGCAATCTTGACACACCATTCGGCCCGATTCAGGGAACGTTCGATTTTCCTGATGATGCTCAGATTCCCTTCAATCTGCCTCCCAATTTTGGCAATGCAGTTGGAACTCTGGACTTCGCAGCTGGGCAGGTGGTGATCGATTTAGTTCCGCTGTTTCCTGGCAGCGATCTGACTGTCCCTCTGAATTCCCTATCCGGGAATTTAGTACTCAATGATGGGCAAGCCGCCCTCACCGTTAACACGGCGGTTGGTCCGGTTGAAAGCTCCATTAACCTGACTCCTCTAGTCAGTGATTTCGTCGTAGACGCGACTCAAAGCGCGAACGGCACCCTAACCTTTGGTAATGGGCTATTGACCAGCAACCTCAATACCTCGTTTGGCCCTGTCAACGGCACAGTGAATTTGGCGCAATTGGTCAATGATGCGGCTTCAGATGTTCCTGGAGTCTCAGGCACCCTGACTCTCAGTAATGGTGTAGTGGTTAGCAATCTCACCACACCGACAGGCCCTCTGCAAGGCACGCTTGACTTGGGACAACTGGTTAGCGATCTCAATTTGACTGCTCCATCAGCCTAAAATGCGTAACTCGGCTTAACACGGAATCCTGTAAAACTGCTCCTTCTCAAGCTTGGGAAGGAGCAGTTTTTTACTAGATATGCGAAGTCCATTTTTAAGCTTCTCAAAAAGCATTTCTCTTCAACCGAAGGGCGAACCGCTTGATGAACCCATTGCTACTAATTTTGGTGGTGCTGGGGACAAAGGCAATCCCACTTTATCCGACACAATTGACATGCCTGCAGAGCCGGAAATAGAAAAGTATTAGGGGTCCGGCTACTGAGGTCCTAGACAAAGCGAATAGCCAGTTGGTTAGCCCGGTTTACTCTACAGTCTTGGACTGTAATGAGCAGTTGAACTCATTTAATGAACGCGCAGCTAGAGTGGCATCCATCAAAGCCTCCAACTGCTCCAAGTTCATGGCTTGAAATGCGACAGCCACTTCTGTAGAGACATCACCAAAGCGAAATTGAAGCACTTGCAATAAATGACGCTCGGCTCCTTGCTGGTTCCTTCTCGCAGAATCTCTTGATGCCGGGGGACTCATGTAACACAGCTATATCCCACCTCATGATTTGCTGCACAACAGGGGCATCCAGCAAAAAACTAGCAAAGAATGCCAAGAGAATTTGCATGAGGGGCTGTTTATCCCGTCCTAACTTGAGACAAATCAGTTCTTCTATTGGCTTGAGTCGCTACACTTCAGAGCAATGTCCTAACATCGCCCCCGAAGTTCCATCTCAGGAGAAGCTCACGATGCCAGCTTGTACTCATGCCGATTCGATTCAAGGGGTCACGCCTAGTGCTCAGGGTTGTGAGGAATGTCTGGCTATGGGAGACAGATGGGTACATCTCCGGATCTGTCAGAGCTGTGGTCATGTGGGTTGTTGCGATTCGTCGAAGAACAAGCACGCTACGAAACACTTTCGGGCTACGGCTCATCCGATTGTGAAGTCGTTTGAGCGGGGTGAAGACTGGCGCTGGTGCTATGTCGATCAAACATTTGTCTAGCGTTCGTCTAAGGCTTTGCACGTTTGATTCACGGCTAGTTTTGGTTGGTATCAAAACGAGCTGAGCAATCAGAGCAACGGGCACAAGAAATGGAGGCTCTGCTGCAACAGTATCGCGAGCAATTTGGAAATTTGCCCTCAGCAGATAGCTAATTTAATTGGGCTAGGCTCACTCAGGCGGTTCTCAAGGCTGGATTGGGGAGATTCGGTTTCAGTAGCACGAGCTTGCCGTCCTTTTTGAGTTTGAATCGATGGCCACGCCATTCGATCGTGTTGACACTGAAGCTGTAGCACCACAGAGCAAAGCTAATCAGATCGCACAAAGGCACAAGCCACAGAAACTTCTTGGTGACTGGGTCATTGAGACATCTGGCTCCAACAATCCAGGCCATTGCTAGCCGGGTTGTCCATGTTGCACTGAGGGCAACCCATGCCAGCACTGAACCACTAGTCGCTAGCAGTAACAAGAGACTGGCGACTGTTCCATGTGTAAACAGAAGCGCTAAATAGCCCCAAGGCCGAGAAACTCTAGTGCAGAAAGCCCAGCGTATCTGGCGATGAATTAAATCGCTGGGACGCTCGCTTGTAATGAAATGCTCGATCACATAATCAGACAGCACCACCTTATAGCCTGCCTGGGCTGGCAGATTGCCTAGTTGGTAATCATCCGCCAAATAATCGGCAATCGCGACGAAACCGCCCACGGCAACCAGGGCCGACTTGCGAATGGCAATCGTTGGACCCAGCGCAAACTTAATCCCCTCTAGCTGATTCGCAACCAGAACACCCGTCAAATACTCGGTTGAAATCCGAACGGCTTCTAGGGTCGCGACCCATCCCTGAGTCCGGGGACGATATAGGCAGGTGACAACCCCTACTACAGGATTACTTAACGGCTGGATGACTCGCTTGAGATAGTCGGGTCCAACTCGAACATCGCTATCTGCCAGCAGTAGGATGGCATATTTTGCTACGGCCTCTGCATTGGCTAGATTACTGACTTTTAAGTTGGTGCCAATCAGACGATCGCTGACCACGAGCTGCACATCGATTTCGGGGAAATCATTGATGATCTGCTTGACCACTGCCACACTGGGGTCGCCTGGATTATGGACTCCAAAGACAATCTGATACTGCGGATAATCTTGACGACAAAAAGAGGCGAAATTCTCGTAAGTTTCGTTGTCGAGACCACAAATTGGTTTCAGGATCGTAACGGGTGGATGAAAGCCTGAGACCAACTTTTTTGGGCGCGCAGCGAAAGTAATCGCTGCATAAATGCCGTAACAGTAATACCAAATTGCTGATAGGCACCAGATTAGCAGCGGCACATAGTAGGCAGTGTCTTTGGTCAAGGTATTGTAACCAGTCATAGACACACTCATGGTTGATAAAAAGGCATCAGAAATCCTTGTTTGAGAGATGCTTACAGCAAAGAAATGTGGAACTTTTGCAGCAAGCTAACGAGTTCCATTACTGAGCGAGATCAGAAAAACACCGACGCAGATAAAGGCGATACTAACCCAGCGAACAGGTGTGACCTTCTCTTTCAGGATGTACTGAGTTCCCAACATATTGATCGGTTCGGTCAGAGCTGTCGCGGGTAGGACAAAACTGAGATCAGCCCAACTCAGCAGAGAAATAAACATAAAAAAGGCAACCGTCATGCATAGGACTCCTAATCCCAGCTTTGGATTGAAAATAGCCCGACGGGCAAGTCGCAACAGCGCTCGCGGTTGAAGCGTGGAGACTTCGCCCACCTGCTTCATTCCCTGAGTCAGCAGTAAGCTACCGGCACAGTCTGCTAATACCAACACACTCAGAGCAAGCCACGTCCTCAACCCATCACCTCTTCGAAGATCTCTGCCTACGCCGGCGGTTTTCGCTAAAGCCCACTAGTGCTATGCCAATGGTCACCAGCAGGGTGCCAGCCCAGCGGGTTACAGCGACCTGTTCGCCCAAAAACAACCAAGCGGACAACGTGGTCAATACATAACTTGACGCAATCATCGGCAGCACATAGCTCAAATCAAGCCGGGAGACTGCCGCCAAATACAGGAGCAGCGCCGCAATTAAGCAGACAATGCCCAGAATGACCCAAGGATTGGTGAGCACCTGAAAGGCAAAGGGCACGAGCACCAGTGGATTGGCTATATTTTTGACCTCGCCCAACTGCCGGATACCGTGGCTGAGTAAGCTATTGCCTAAAACTTGCAGGACAACCAACAAGGAGAGCGTGATTAGATTAGCCACTCAGCTCTAGACTCCTACGCCTTGGCCTGCCTTTAGGCTTGTCGGTGTGGTGTGCGTGGCCCGAGTGCGGCGCTCCTTGAGATAGGAGAAAAATTCGCCACCCTCGCGCAGGCGTCGCACCAACATTTGCCGGTCGGTGAGCATTTCGCGGACGATGGGCAGGATCGCTTGGGGGCGGAAATAGAACTGGCGATACATGCGCTCCACAGCATCTTCAATCTCGGCGCTGGATAGGTCTGGGTATTGCAGCGTTGAGGTTTGAATCCCAGAACTGGCGATTAGGGCCTGATCGCTAAACCAGCCGTTCGCCTTTGCCTGTTCGTAAAGCTCGGTGCCTGGATAAGGGGCGGCTATCGAAACTTGAATGGTGTGCGGGCTGATCTCGCAGGCGAAGCGAATCGTTTCTTCGATGGTCTCTCGCGTTTCCAGAGGCAAGCCGATGATGAAGGTGCCGTGCACGGTGATGCCCAGCTTCTGGCAGTTCTTCATGAATTCGCGAGCTGCTTCTAAGCGAATGCCCTTCTTGATGCCGTTCAGAACCTCCTGATTGCCGGATTCAAAGCCCACCAACAGCAGGCGCAGGCCATTATCGCGCAATTGTTTGAGTGTGTCGTAGTCGAGGGTGGCACGGGCGTTGCAGCTCCAGGTGAGTTTGAGCCGCTTCATGTGTTTGCTGATCTCGATGGCGCGATGGCGATCAATCGTGAATGTGTCGTCATCGAACATGTACTCGCGCACGCGGTCGCCAAAGATGGCCTTGGCCTCTTCTAATTCGCGTCCGACTACCTCTGGGCTTTTGGTGCGGTACTGATGTCCGCCAATGGTTTGGGGCCACAGACAGAAGGTGCATTTAGCGGGGCAGCCGCGCCCGGTGTAGAAGGAAACGTAAGGATGCAGCAGGTAGCCGATGAAGTATTTGGTGATGTCCAAGTCCCGCGCATAGACGGGCAGGACGCTGGGCATGGCATCCCAGTCGTGTATTAATTCGCGGTCTTCGGTGTGGTGCAGGTTGCCCTGTCGGTCGCGGTAGCTTAAGCCCTTGATCTGGTCCCAGGCTTTGCCTTCTGCTAGTTCTTTGCAGGTGTAGTCGAATTCATGCCGACAGACAAAGTCGATGCTGGGGCTAGCGAGCAGCGTTTGCTCTGGCAGCACTGCCACATGGGCACCAATAAAACCAATTTGGATATCGGGTTGCTGCGCCTTGAGCATTTCAGCGCATTTCACGTCATTGGCTAAGGACGGGGTGCTGGTGTGGATGATGACCAGCTCGTAGTCCCGAGCAATTTTCAAAATGTCTTCGACGGTCTGGTTGTGGGGCGGAGCGTCGATTAGTTTGCTCCCAGGCACTAGTGCGGCGGGTTGGGCCAACCAGGTGGGATACCAGAAAGAGGTGATTTCACGTTTGGCTTGGTACCGTGAGCCAGCACCGCCATCAAACCCATCAAACGAAGGCGGGCTAAGGAATAGAGTTTTTTTCACTGACCTCTCTCTTGGCTGGTACTGCCGAAACTTATAAAAATAGAAAGTCAGTTCAAGGTTGAGAAACTTTGGACTGAAGTTCAGAACTAGTGTCAACAAGACTAGTACAACTATTCTTCAAACTTGTCAAATCATTAATTTAAAGCACCAGAAAAGGATGAGTGGGTCTAGCAGATGCATTGACTGCTTTCTCGGCGGTTCAACAATTGGCTAGATGTCTACGAGAATACTGCGATATCTCTTCATTAAGATATGCAGTCTATGGGGAACTCGTTAATGCTTCCCAGCACTTCAACCGCTCTTATTCTCTCTTCAAGTATCTGTCAGGCCGCTCCACAGAACAGCCGAGACAGCACAATCATCTCGATCATTTGCTCGATGAGCAGAACCTATGTAAGAATAACCCTTACGTCAAACCTTTTGCCACTAACTTCATAGGGACGGCTAAGTTCTTCCAAAGCTTCTGGATCTCGCAAATCACTAGAATTGTAGATTACAAACAATAGTGTCTTTAGAGGCACCCATCGAGAATAAAGAACTAGATCCTGAGAGAAGGCATTGGATATCTTTTTTTGATCATTAGGTCCACGCACGTATTTTAACTCGATAAGAATGCCTAAGTCCTCAATTGAGATATCAGCTCTTCCCGCACGAGTTCCGACAACTTTTTGCAAAGGGTCTTCTTGCACAGAGTATTTTAGATGAGCACGCAACACTGCATGAAGCAAGTCTTGCACATCATATTCATCTTGCACCTGGTACGGAACTTTGTCTTTCCGCTGTCTATTCGCCAGTATTCGGGCTGAATGTGAGATACGCCTACAGACTTTTTCTACAAGCATAGTATCGGCATTGGTCACCGATCCAGTGTTACGGCTAAAGAGTAACTCAAAAGTGTAGTCTTTCCCTTCTACAATTGGCAGCAAACGATAATTAGAGAGGCTTGCAAGCTCTATGCTACTCATGTTCAGTGGATCAAAATAAGCCCGTTTGCGGAAAGCCTTCTGAGGCTGGCTTGTGTGGCTAATTCTAATTTCTACAGACTGGTTTGTAGAGCTAATAACTGTTCCAGCCACTGTAAATAATCTTGACTGAAGCCAGGGTTGTACAATCTGCTGTTGCAGATCTTCGAAACATAAATCGTCGGTAACGACATATGTCTCGCCTCCAAATGGTTTTACGGCACAGTGCCAATACAGAGTTGGATATTCTTCTGCTTCCATCGTCATGTCAGGCGGTGATCCCGCTCTCCTGCTGCAGTGTGCTGAGGTGTTTGCAGCTCATTGCGTAGCCCCTCATCTTCATGAGCACGGACGAAGCCTTCAACGCTCGTTGGCTGACCCAATCCCCGTCTCTTTGCTGCCAGTATAGACGCTGGCTCATGCAGGGCAAGCATTTTAGGACCGTAAAGTACAGGCTTCTTCGCCCGTTAGCAGTCAGTAAGCAGGATGTCGGTCAATTTGAGCCTCATCTAATCCGGAGGGGAACTCTGGCAACTAATGGTTTAAGGCTGCACCGTTCGCGTCGCAGCCCTGCCAGTTAGTGACTCTACTATCGCAAGGAAATCTCATGGGTTATCAGAACATTAGTGCTTCCGTCTCCGACACCGACCGCCAAGAGATGAAAGCCGCCCTTCGGGTCATCGAGAAAAAGCTGGCCTTCCTTATTACCCTCTCGCCCGCAGAACGTCGTGCCCTGCTTAAAATGGGCGACAAAAGCCTTGCCTTTGTCAACAATAGTCTGGCGGCAGGCCAAGACAATCCAGACATCCTCCCCGCTAGCTTTGACCTGGAAGAATTTGAACGCGACTACCAGCTCATCATTGCCCTTTCCGAAGTATTGCGGGGTTTGCGGCAGTTGACCGAACAGGTAGACGACACCCTCATGGCCGTCAGCAGTGAAGCAATGCGCAGCAGCCTAACTGTTTATGACTATGTCAAGACCGCAGCCAAAACTAGACCTGGCCTAAAAGCACTGGCCGAGCAGTTAGGTGAGCGATTCAAAGCTATCCGAGGCCGCACCGCCAAAGCCAAAGACGCAGTTTGAGCTTGAATACCCTTCATCAAGCCCCTGATCCTTCTGTGCGAGGATCAGGGGTTCTTTTTTGAGTTCCGAAATGCTCGAAACACGAGTGCTTAAGCGTAAATACTCGCCCAAGAGGCTCAGGAACTCATTAAAGAGGCTCGGAGCTTCATCAATGAGGATCAAAGGTTCATTAATGAAGCTCTGAGGTTCATTAATGAGGATCAAAGGTTCATTAATGGGGTTCCGAGCTTGATTAAAGAGGCTTGGAAGGTTCATTCACGAGGATCAAAGGCTCTTTAATGAGGTTCTGAGGTTCATTAAAGAGGATCAAAGGCTCTCTAAAAGAAGCTCGGAAGTTCATTCACGAGGTTCTGAGCCTCATTCACGTCCTCCAGCTAACTCCCAACTTTCTCACCAAACACACAGGCGCAGGACGCGAAGCCATGAGCTTAGCCTTGCCGCACCTCCATCTCCGCAGCCAGTTTCTCTCTGTCGCTGGCTGTAACGGCCTGCCGCCTAATCGTTGCTGGCGTGGGCACCATCAGCACCACCGCCGAGCGTGGTCCAGCATGGTAAGCTTCTGCACCAATGGGCGGAGCGCATTTCAGCTCACAGAAATCGTCGGGTGAAGGCAGCGAGGTATCCACAATCCGATGCCAGCGCTCACCCCCGCTCAGCAGCGGCAGTTCAAACTTGAGCGATTGCCAGTGGGCATTGAGAATAATGTGTAGATGCTCCTCCTGCTGAGGATGGCGCAGGCTAAAGGCCACACTGTGAGAATTCGCAGACCAATCCGGTTCCCCCAACTTGACACCGTGCCAGACAATGTGGGGTTCATGACTCCCGTAGGTCACCGTGAGCAGGCTTTCTTGCCGGAAGATCTCTAGCGATTGCGTGAAGCGAATTAGACCCTGCACAAAACGCAGTAGACCAGCCTGTCTTTCGGTAGCGCTCCAATCGAACCAACTCAGTTCATTGCCCTGACAGTAAGTATTATTGTTGCCCAATTGCGTCCGACGTACCTCATCTCCCATCGACAGCATTGGGGTGCCTTGGGAGCAGAGCAAGATCGTGAAGCAGTTCTTGATCTGTCGGAGACGCAACGCATCTATTTCTGGATCATCGGTCGGCCCTTCTACACCGCAATTCCAACTGTGATTGTCGTTGCTGCCATCGCGATTGTCCTCCCGATTCGCCTCATTGTGTTTGACGTTATAGGAGACCAAATCATTCAGCGTAAAACCATCGTGGCAGGTCACAAAGTTAATGCTACGACTCGGTTCGTAATCTAAGCGAGGATACAGATCTGGGCTGCCCAAAATGCGATCGCTTAAGCGCTTAATCGTCCCCGTGTCGCCTTTGATGAAACTGCGCACTTCATCGCGGTAAGGCCCATTCCACTCGGCAAAACGGTCGGCAGTTCCCACAAACCAGCCACCCACCTGATAAAGCCCAGCCGCATCCCAGGCTTCAGCAATCACCTTGGTGCCCGCCAGAATCGGGCTGGTTTCAATCACCCAGAGCACTGGAGGGTTGGGAATAGGGTGGCCCATTTCGTCGCGTGACAAAACCGACGCTAAATCGAAGCGGAATCCATCCACATGCATTTCCGAAACCCAATAGTGCAGGCTGTCCACAATCATGCGCGACGCCATTGGGTGATTGGCTTTTAAGGTATTGCCGCAGCCACTGTAGTTGCTGTAGTAGGTTGGGTCCGGTTCCAGAATGTAATAGGCCTGATTGGCTAGCCCTCGAAATGACAGCGTTGGACCTTTGTGATCGGATTCTGCTGTGTGGTTAAAAACCACATCCAAAATCACTTCAATCCCTGCTCGATGTAGTGCCTTCACCAGGTCACGAAACTCATCCATCGCACCCATTGGCTCAGGACGAGAGCTGTAGCCTTGGTGCGGAGCAAAGAAGCCAATCGTGCTATATCCCCAATAGTTTTTTAGACCCGGCGGCGCGTCTTGTTCATCAAATTCATGGATCGGCAATAGCTCAACTGCGGTGACCCCTAGCTGCTGCAAGTAAGGAATTTTTTCGATCAGGCCAGCATAAGTTCCCCGCTTTTCAGGCGTCACGCCCGAGTTGGGATGGCGGGTAAAGGCGTCAACATGCAATTCGTAAATGACCGTTCTAGCGAGTGGGGTTTGCAGGGGTTGGTCCCCCTCCCAGTCGTAGGTATGCGGGTCGGCAACCACAGCTCGCAAGGCTTGGGCGCAGTTATCCTTGCCCAGCACTTTGGCCGATTCCCGGTCGTAGTTTTCTGAATTAACAATCACCCGTGCGTAGGGATCTAATAGCGCTTTACTAGGGTCGAAGCGCAGCCCACGTTCTGGCGCATAGG
This genomic window from Leptolyngbya sp. FACHB-261 contains:
- the glgX gene encoding glycogen debranching protein GlgX; the protein is MTVKVLPGQPFPLGATVAAGGVNFSIFSNCTGLELLLFDQPDSPRPSQTIQFDPRKNRTFYYWHVFVPGIGAGQTYAYRAYGAYAPERGLRFDPSKALLDPYARVIVNSENYDRESAKVLGKDNCAQALRAVVADPHTYDWEGDQPLQTPLARTVIYELHVDAFTRHPNSGVTPEKRGTYAGLIEKIPYLQQLGVTAVELLPIHEFDEQDAPPGLKNYWGYSTIGFFAPHQGYSSRPEPMGAMDEFRDLVKALHRAGIEVILDVVFNHTAESDHKGPTLSFRGLANQAYYILEPDPTYYSNYSGCGNTLKANHPMASRMIVDSLHYWVSEMHVDGFRFDLASVLSRDEMGHPIPNPPVLWVIETSPILAGTKVIAEAWDAAGLYQVGGWFVGTADRFAEWNGPYRDEVRSFIKGDTGTIKRLSDRILGSPDLYPRLDYEPSRSINFVTCHDGFTLNDLVSYNVKHNEANREDNRDGSNDNHSWNCGVEGPTDDPEIDALRLRQIKNCFTILLCSQGTPMLSMGDEVRRTQLGNNNTYCQGNELSWFDWSATERQAGLLRFVQGLIRFTQSLEIFRQESLLTVTYGSHEPHIVWHGVKLGEPDWSANSHSVAFSLRHPQQEEHLHIILNAHWQSLKFELPLLSGGERWHRIVDTSLPSPDDFCELKCAPPIGAEAYHAGPRSAVVLMVPTPATIRRQAVTASDREKLAAEMEVRQG
- a CDS encoding EamA family transporter, encoding MANLITLSLLVVLQVLGNSLLSHGIRQLGEVKNIANPLVLVPFAFQVLTNPWVILGIVCLIAALLLYLAAVSRLDLSYVLPMIASSYVLTTLSAWLFLGEQVAVTRWAGTLLVTIGIALVGFSENRRRRQRSSKR
- the hpnJ gene encoding hopanoid biosynthesis associated radical SAM protein HpnJ; this translates as MKKTLFLSPPSFDGFDGGAGSRYQAKREITSFWYPTWLAQPAALVPGSKLIDAPPHNQTVEDILKIARDYELVIIHTSTPSLANDVKCAEMLKAQQPDIQIGFIGAHVAVLPEQTLLASPSIDFVCRHEFDYTCKELAEGKAWDQIKGLSYRDRQGNLHHTEDRELIHDWDAMPSVLPVYARDLDITKYFIGYLLHPYVSFYTGRGCPAKCTFCLWPQTIGGHQYRTKSPEVVGRELEEAKAIFGDRVREYMFDDDTFTIDRHRAIEISKHMKRLKLTWSCNARATLDYDTLKQLRDNGLRLLLVGFESGNQEVLNGIKKGIRLEAAREFMKNCQKLGITVHGTFIIGLPLETRETIEETIRFACEISPHTIQVSIAAPYPGTELYEQAKANGWFSDQALIASSGIQTSTLQYPDLSSAEIEDAVERMYRQFYFRPQAILPIVREMLTDRQMLVRRLREGGEFFSYLKERRTRATHTTPTSLKAGQGVGV
- the hpnI gene encoding bacteriohopanetetrol glucosamine biosynthesis glycosyltransferase HpnI, coding for MTGYNTLTKDTAYYVPLLIWCLSAIWYYCYGIYAAITFAARPKKLVSGFHPPVTILKPICGLDNETYENFASFCRQDYPQYQIVFGVHNPGDPSVAVVKQIINDFPEIDVQLVVSDRLIGTNLKVSNLANAEAVAKYAILLLADSDVRVGPDYLKRVIQPLSNPVVGVVTCLYRPRTQGWVATLEAVRISTEYLTGVLVANQLEGIKFALGPTIAIRKSALVAVGGFVAIADYLADDYQLGNLPAQAGYKVVLSDYVIEHFITSERPSDLIHRQIRWAFCTRVSRPWGYLALLFTHGTVASLLLLLATSGSVLAWVALSATWTTRLAMAWIVGARCLNDPVTKKFLWLVPLCDLISFALWCYSFSVNTIEWRGHRFKLKKDGKLVLLKPNLPNPALRTA
- a CDS encoding ubiquitin carboxyl-terminal hydrolase 14 — its product is MRGCLSRPNLRQISSSIGLSRYTSEQCPNIAPEVPSQEKLTMPACTHADSIQGVTPSAQGCEECLAMGDRWVHLRICQSCGHVGCCDSSKNKHATKHFRATAHPIVKSFERGEDWRWCYVDQTFV
- a CDS encoding DUF4351 domain-containing protein, producing MSPPASRDSARRNQQGAERHLLQVLQFRFGDVSTEVAVAFQAMNLEQLEALMDATLAARSLNEFNCSLQSKTVE
- a CDS encoding EamA family transporter, with the translated sequence MRTWLALSVLVLADCAGSLLLTQGMKQVGEVSTLQPRALLRLARRAIFNPKLGLGVLCMTVAFFMFISLLSWADLSFVLPATALTEPINMLGTQYILKEKVTPVRWVSIAFICVGVFLISLSNGTR